The DNA sequence CCGGTATCTCGACGAGCCCGCCGGTAGACTCGTCCCTGCGGGGGGACCCACGTGATCAAGGCGGCAGAACGTTTCGCCCGCGCTGCTCTCCAGGCATGGCGCGAGCTGTCGCTCGACGCGAAGGTCGTGAGCGCGGTCGGGACGGCAAACTGGTTGCTGCTGTTCGGGAACCACACGACCGTCGCGGCGACGACCGACGTGCCGCTCTGGCAGCTCTTCCCGTTCGGCGCCGACATGCTTTTCCTGATCGCGTGCGGCGTCCTGCCGATCGCGTATGCGATGCGCGATCACCGCTGGGGCGCCGCGTTCACGTCTCGTCAGCGAGCGATCCATCTCGCGTCGATCGTCGCTGTCTTCGTCATCGTGCCGACCCTCGTCTCGATCGTGTTGCGCGAGACGGGGAAGCCGTACACCTACATCCATGACGGCGCGCTGATGATCGAGTGGGCTGCGCGGAAGCTCCTCCTCGGACAGAACCCATACGTCGCCGACTACCTCGACACGCCGCTCTACTACTGGCCGATGGTGAACAACCCCGCGCTGTATCACCTCACGTATTTCCCGTTCCTGTTCCTCATCACGACGCCGTTCGTGTGGCTGTTCGACAAGGTCGGGCTCTTTTGGGATCAGCGCTACCTGTACCTGCCGGCGTTTGTCGCGACCCTTGCGGTCGTGCCGCTCCTCGCGCGTCGCGTGGACAACCGCCTCGCCCTTGTCGCGCTCATCGCGCTCAACCCGCAGCTCTTCCCGTTCGTCGTCGAGGGTCGGAACGACTTCTTTGTGCTGCTGTTCCTCTTCGCGGGACTCGTGCTCCTGCAACGCGAACGCCGGACGCTGGGACCGCTCGCGATCGCGATCGCAGCGGCGGCCAAGCTGCACGCTGTCTTCATCATGCCGTTCGTCGCGGTGTGGCTCCTCGCCACTCGCCGGCCGCGCACGCTCCGCGAGGCACGGGATGCGCTCTGGGGGCCGCTGTGGCCGGCGACGCTCTTCCTGGCCATCACGTTCCTGCCGTTCCTCATCAATGACTTCGCTGCTTTCTATGACGACGTCGTGCGCTACAACGCCGGCGGCGCGGCCTGGACCTATCCGATCTCGGGCATGGGCTTCTCGGCGATCCTCCTCGCTCTCGGTGTGATCGAGTTCCGGCAGGCGGACTTCCCATTCGCCGCGATCGAGATCGCGGTCGCGACGCCGATCGCGGTCTGGTGGATGTGGAAGCTCTGGAAGCGTCCGACGCTCGCGACGCTGCTCACGGGTTATGCGCTGACGCTGCTCGCATTCCTCTTCTTCGGTCGCTATTTCCAAGGGAACTACCTCGGCTACATCCTCGCCGTGGCCACGCCGGCGATATTCCTCACGGCGGAGGCGAGGGTGCCGGCGAAGAGACGGATACGCATGCGACAAACCCTCGAGCGCGCCAGCGCGGAGCGGGACCCGGCCGCCGCGGCAGCGGCGGGGCCGCTGCCGGTCGCGACCCCGGCAGCGGAGGGACCCGCGAGCACGGGCGACCTTCCCCTAGAGCCGGTGCCAGCGCCGGCAGGGAGGTCGGTCGACTAGTTTTCACCGCGTGAGCGTGCTGAGCGACTTCGACGGATGGCCGCGCGGCCCACTCTCCATCGCGATCGGCGTCTTCGACGGCGTCCACCTCGGTCATCAGGCGCTCATCCGACAGACCGCGGCGCGCGCAGCGCAGCAGGGCGGCAGAGCGCTCGCCGCGACGTTCGACCCGCTCCCTATACAGGCGCTCGCTCCCGGAGCGCCGCCGTCCGCGCTCTCTGACGTCGACGAAAGAGCGCGTCTCCTCCACGCCGCCGGAGCAGACGATGTCGTGGTCTTCCATTTCACGAAGCAGTTCGCCGCGCTCACTGCCGACGAGTTCATCCATCGACTCGCCGATGCGGGCGCGGTGCGCCAGATCTTCATCGGCGAGGACTTCCAGTTCGGGCACGAACGCGGTGGGAACGTCAGGACCCTCGCCTCGGCCGGACCGAGGTACGGCTTCGAGGTGGTCGTCGCGCCGCCGGTGAAGCTTGACGGCGAGATCGTGAGCTCGACGCGGATACGAAACGCTCTGCTCGCCGGAGACGTCGACGGCGCCGCCCGGCTTCTCGGGCGCTCGTATGCGGTGACGGGCACGGTCGTGCACGGCGACAAGCGCGGCCGCGCGCTCGGCTACCCAACGATGAACCTCGCGGTGACGCGCGAACGCCTGCTGCCGCGGGATGGCATCTATGCGATGTGGGCGACGGTGAACGAGCAACGCGTGCCAGCGGCAGCGAGCCTTGGGGTCAGGCCGACGTTCGGCGGCGGGGATCGGGTGCTCGAGGCATTCCTGCTCGACTGGAAGGGCGACGCCTACGGCGACACGATCGAGGCCGCCTTCGTGAAGCGCCTACGCGATGAGCTGCGCTTCGCGAGCGCCGCGGAGCTCAGCCAGCAGATCGCGCGCGATGTCGAGGCGACCCGCGAGGCACTGCGCGGACGTTCGTGACGGATGGTCACCTCGTCGGGTACACTTTCGACCACAAAACAAGATCTACGGATCAGAGAAAGGACAGTGGGTGCCGCCCGCTACGACGACATCCAAGCGTGAGCTCATCGAGACCTACCGACGCGACGAGAAAGACACCGGTTCGCCGGAGGTCCAGATCGCGGTCCTCACGCAGCGCATCAAGCATCTGACCGAACACCTACGCGCGGCCCGCCACGACAATTCCAGTCGTCGCGGCCTGCTCCAGATGGTCGGACAGCGGCGGCGGCTCCTCGCTTACCTGCACCAGAGATCACCCGAGCGTTACCAAGAGATCATCGGGCGACTCGGACTGCGGCGATAGCGAGGCCGCGAGAGCGCGGATGACCCAGGGCCAGCCCTGGGTCTTTTCTTAGAGGCGCACCCCAAACAACACATGCCAGTCACGCAAGCCCAGGCAACCATCAACGGCAAACCGCTCGTCTTCGAAACAGGCAAATTTGCAAAGCAGGCGGGCGGAGCCGTCACGGTGCGCTACGGCGACACGATCGTGTTCGCCGCGGCCACGGTCGCGAAGACCACGCGGCCGGGGATCGACTTCTTCCCGCTCACGGTGGACTTCGAGGAGCGCCTGTACGCTGCGGGGAAGATCCCCGGATCGTTCCCGCGCCGCGAGGGTCGTCCGTCGGAGGAGGGCATCCTCACCGCCCGTCTCACGGATCGGCCCATCCGCCCGCTCTTCCCAAAGGGATTCAAGAACGACGTGCAGATCGTCGCGTCGGCGTGGTCCGCTGACCAGGAGAACGACTACGACGTCCTGGTCGTCAACGCCGCGTCCGCCGCGCTCACGATCTCGGACGCGCCCTTCGAAGGGCCGATCGGATGCGTTCGCGTCGGCACGGTCGGTGGCAAGCTCACGCTCAACCCGACCATCCAGCAGATGGAAGAGAGCGATCTCGACCTCCTCGTGGCCGGGACGCGCGACTCGATCATGATGATCGAGGCCGGCGCGCGTCAGGTGACCGAGGACTTCCTCGTCGACGCTCTCGCGCTCGCCCAGGAAGGCATCAAGGAGCTGTGCGAGGCGCAGGAGGAGCTCGGGCGCGCCGTCGGCAAGCCGAAGCTCCAGATCGCCCCGTCTCCCGACAACACGGCCAAGCTCGCGCCTGTCGTCGCGTTCCTCAAGGAGCGCATTCACGCCAAGCTCCGCAATCCGGACAAGGCACAGCGCGAGACGGGGCTCGATCTCCTCAAGGCGGAAGCGGTCGCGCAGTTCGTCAGCGAGGGCAGCCTTGTTCTCGCCGAGGAAGTTGCGGCGACCTACGAGACGATCCTCGAGGAAGAATTTCGCCGCGCGGTCACCGAAGAGAACATGCGGCCAGATGGCCGCGACCGGACGACGATCCGTCCGCTCTCGATCGAGGTCGGCGTCCTGCCACGCACGCATGGCTCGGGCCTGTTCACGCGCGGGCAGACGCAGGTCCTCTCGGTCACGACCCTTGGACCGACGGGCGATGAGCAGATCATCGACACGCTGTCGCCGGTGGACACCAAGCGCTACATGCATCACTACAACTTCCCGCCGTACTCGGTCGGTGAGGTGCGGATGATGCGTGGCGCCGGCCGTCGCGAGATCGGCCACGGCGCGCTCGCCGAGCGTGCTCTGCTCCCGGTCCTCCCGACGAAGGACGAATTCCCGTACACGATCCGCGTCGTCAGCGAGACGCTCGAGTCGAACGGCTCGTCGTCGATGGCGTCGACCTGCGGGTCCACGCTGTCGCTCATGGACGCCGGGGTTCCGATCAAGGAGATGATCGCGGGCATCGCGATGGGTCTGGTGACCTCGGGCAAGAGGTACACGATCCTCACCGACATCCAGGGGCTCGAGGACCACTACGGAGACATGGACTTCAAGGTCTGCGGCTCCGCCAAGGGCATCACCGCACTGCAGATGGACATCAAGATCAAGGGCATTTCGCTCGAGATCATGCGCGAGGCCTTCGCGCAGGCCCGCGAGGCTCGCCTGTTCATCCTGAAGGCGATGCAGGACGTCCTGCCGGCGCCACGTGCGGAGCTGTCGTTCTGGGCGCCGCGCATCGAGACGATCAAGATCCACCCGGACAAGATCCGCGAGGTCATCGGCCCCGGCGGCAAGATGATCCGCGCGATCCAGAGCGAGACCGGGACCAACATCGAGCTCGAGGACGACGGCACGGTGCGCATCACCGGCGCCAAGGCCGAGGGCCGCGAGAAGGCCAAGCAGATGATCCAGGGCCTCACGAGGGAGCCCGAGGTCGGCGAGGTCTTCGATGGCAAGGTCACGCGCATCATGTCGATCGGAGCGTTCGTCGAGTACCTGCCAGGCAAGGAAGGTCTCGTGCGCATCTCCGAGATCTCGAACGATCGAGTCAACCGCATCGAGGACGTCGTGAAGGTCGGCGACAAGGTCCAGGTGAAGGTCGCCGAAGTCGACCGCCAGGGGCGCGTCAACCTCTCGATGCGCGCCGTGAACGAGGACGGCAACGGATTCGAGGAGCGGCAGCGTGCGGAACGCGCACGGTTCAACGACCGCGAGGGCGGCGACCGTGGTGGGTTCCGCCCCGGCGGACCCGGTGGTGGTGGGGGAGGCTTCCGGCGGAGCGGTCCGCCTCGCAGGTAGCCGCTGCTCTCACTGGTTCTCCCGGCCTATAACGAGGCTCGCCGTATCGCGGCGAGCCTCGCCGCATGCGCGGAATACTTCAGCGACCGTGGGATGGCCGCGGAGATCATCGTGGCGGACGACGGTTCGACCGATCGCACCGGCGAGGCGTTCGCCGACGCGATGGCCGCTCTTCCGCAGTCCGGTCTCACCTATCGCTACCTCCCGCTGCCGCACCGCGGAAAGGGCTCCGCGGTGCGCGCCGGTGTGCAGAGCGCAACTGGCGACCCGATCGTCTTCCTCGATTCCGATCTCACGATCCCCGTGGAGATCATCGACAGGTTCCTGCGCGTGATCGACGATGGCGCCGACATCGCCATCGCGTCCCGTTACGTTCCTGGCTCTGTCGTGCGGCGGCCGTGGTGGCGACGCCTCATGGGCAGCGGTTTCCGGGCGTGCGTGCACGCGCTCGTGCCCACCGATGTGCAGGACACGCAGTGCGGCGGAAAGGCATACACGGCGGAGGCGGCGAAGGACCTGTTCCACCGACAGCGACTTCACGGCTTCGCGTTCGACGCGGAGGTCCTCTTTCTCGCGCGCCGCGCGCGCTACCGCGTCCGCGAGATCCCCTTCGCGCTGGTGCAGGACCACGAGACGAGCATCAATTTCGCCGCGCAGGCGCCGCGGATGATTCGGGACCTCATACGCATCCGCGTGAACGACGTCCTGGGCCGGTACGGTTGAGCGTCATCGTGACCGCTGACGACCTCGGCCTCAGCGCGGGGGTGACGCGCGGCATCCTCGAGGCCCACCGGCGTGGTGTGGTGCGCTCGACGTCGCTCCTGGTGACGTTCGAAGCGGCAGAGGAGTCCGCGGCCCTGGCCCTGGCGGAGCCGGATCTGGAGGTCGGCCTGCACATCGATCTCGTCGGCGGCCGGCCGGCGAGCGATCCTGCGGCCGTGCCATCGCTGTGTGATGAGGACGGCCGCTTCTATCCGCTGCCGGAGTTCACCCGCCGTCTCTTCACCGGGCGGGTCCGTGCGAAGGAGCTGGCCGCGGAGCTTCGGGCGCAGGCGGCTCGAGCCCGGGCCTGGGGCGTCCCGGCGCTGGCGTGGGACTCGCATCGGCACGTCCACCTGATGCCGCCAGTCGCGCTCGTCGTCGGACACGTCGCCCGCGAGCTCGGCGTGCGCTGGGTACGCCGTGCGCGAGCGCCGCGCCTCCGCCCACAGGTCAAGGCCGCGTCATTGCACGCGGCCTCGCTCATCTCGGAGCTCGCGCTTCGCGGCCTGGGTGGACCATCCTGGTACGTCGATCTCACGTCGCAGCACCCGCGCCTCGACGCCGCCGGCGTTGCGCTCCTCGCCGCCTACGGCGGGCTGGGAGAGCTATCGGCGCATCCCGGGTACGTCGACGACGACCTCCGGACGCGCGATGTGCTCGTCGAGGAGCGCGCGGATGATCTCGCCCTGCTCACCGATCCTCTGCTGCGCACGGCGCTTGCGAGCGGCGTGATCTGGCGGGTGCACTGATGCCTGGCGCGACCGCGACCGGTGCTCTCGGGCGCGCGCTGCGCCGTTACGCGAGCGCGCCGATCGGCGCTCGTCTTTTCGTGCACGGTCGAGCGTTCCTGTCGGACCTCGCGGTGGTCGAGCGGTACGTCCCGAAGAAGGGCTTCATCGTCGACCTCGGCTGCGGCCACGGCCTGTTCGCGTGCGTGCTCCGCGAGGCATCCCCGACGCGGCGCGTGCTCGGCATCGATCTCGATCCGAAGAAGATCGACGTCGCGCGGGGCGCGATCCAGGACACGCAGTGGCTCAGGTTCGAGGTCGGCGACATCGCCCTGGACACGCCGCCGCGCTGCGACGCGGTGACGATCGTGGACGTCCTCTACCTCCTTCCGTTCGAGATGCAGGAGAGCGTGCTGCGCAACGCAGCCGCCGCTCTCGGGGAGGGCGGTCCGCTGGTGGTGAAGGCGCAGGAACGCCGGCTCGATCCGCGTTACGCGCTCACGTACGGCCAGGAGCTGGTCACCGTCAGCTTGGGCTTCACGCAAGGCGGACGCGAGCGGTTCTATTTCCCGTCGCGGGCGGAGGCGCTCGCCATGTTCCAGCGCGCGGGATTCGTCGTGGATGTCGTCGAGATGCCCAAGCGCATCTACACGGACGTGCTGTATCTGGCGAGAAAGGCCCCTACGAAAGCCGTGAGCGCGACATAATCAGCGCGAATGCAAGACGACCTGCGCATGCTCGCGGACGAGATCCGGGCATGCACGGCCTGTCCCCTTCACCGGAGCGCACGACAGGCCGTGCCCGGGGAGGGAACCGCCGACTCCGGGATCTTCTTCCTCGGCGAAGCGCCCGGATACAACGAGGATCTCCAGGGCCGGCCGTTCGTCGGAGCCGCCGGCCAGCTGCTCGACGAGCTCCTGTCCGAGATCGGTCTGGACCGCAGCAAGGTGTTCATCACCAACGTGGTGCGGCACCGTCCACCCGAGAACCGCGATCCGCTGCCGGAGGAGGTCAGCGCCTGCGACGTCTGGCTTCGGCGTCACCTCGCCCTGCTGAAGCCGCGCGTCATCGTGACGCTTGGCCGTCACGCGATGGGGAAGTTCCTGCCCGGTGAGTCGATCTCACGGATCCATGGGCGCGCGCGCAAGGTCGACGGCCTCGTGATCTTCCCCGTGTATCACCCGGCCGCGGCGCTCCACCAGCCCGCGCTGCGCGGCGCGCTCACGGGCGACTTCGCCGCCCTCGCACAGTTGCTGGCGACGCAGCCGGTGGCGAAGGAGCCTGCGGCCGCCGAGAAGAAGGCCGTGGATCAGATGACGCTCTTTGGCAACTAAGCTGCGGGTGATCCCGCTCGGCGGGGTCGGCGAGATCGGCAAGAACATGCTCGCGATCGAGCAGGGCAACGACATCGTCGTCGTCGACGCCGGTCTGATGTTCCCAGACGAGGAGATGCTCGGCATCGATCTCGTCATCCCCGACATCTCGTACCTGAGGCAGAACAAGGCCAAGGTGCGCGGCATCGTGCTCACGCACGCGCACGAGGACCACATGGGCGCTCTGCCGTACGTGCTCCGCGATCTTCCGGACGTCTCGGTCTACGGCACCAAACTCACTCTGGGTCTCATGCGGACCAAGCTACGGGAGCACAAGCTCGCCGATAAGGTCAGCGCGATCGAGATCACGCCCGGGACGCCGTTCACGGTGGGTCCGTTCCAGTGCGACTCCTATTACGTCTGCCACAGCATCCCCGACGCGGTCGGTCTGACGATCGAGACCCGCTACGGGACCATCGTGCATTCCGGCGACTGGAAGTTCGACCACACGCCGGTCGACGGGAAGCAGACCGACTTCGCGCGGCTCTCCGAGATCGCCGCGCACGGCGTGCTTCTCCTGCTGTCCGACTCGACGCGCGCCGAGGTCGCGGGGTACACGCAGTCGGAGCGCCACGTCGGTGACCTGCTCGACACGATCATGTCGCGCGCGCCCGGCCGAGTCATCACGACGACGTTCGCGTCGAACATCTCGCGCATCAAGCAGATCGTCGACGTCGCGGCGGCGTGGGGTCGGCGCACCGCGATCATCGGACGCTCGATGGAGAACTACACCCGGACCGCGCGCGAGCTTGGCTACCTCGCGTTCCCCGAGGGCTCGCTCATCCAGCCAAAGGAGATCGACAAACTCCCTGACCACGAGATCTGCATCATCACCACCGGCAGCCAGGGCGAGCCCACGAGCGCGCTGTCGCGCATGGCGCTCGGCGACCATCGCCACGTCGTGGTGAAGGACGGCGACACCGTCGTCATGTCCGCGACGCCGATCCCGGGCAACGAGGAGCTCGTGAGCCGCACCGTCGACAACCTCTTCAAGCTCGGCGCCGAGGTGATCTACGACGCCGGCGTGCGGCCGCACGTATCTGGACACGCGAGCCAGGAGGAGCTCAAGCTCCTCCTCAACATCCTGCGACCCAAGTACTTCATCCCGGTCCACGGCGAGTACCGGATGCTGGTGCGCCACGCGCGCATCGCGATCGACCTCGGTGTGGCCGCTGGGAACGCCTTCGTCATCACCAACGGCGACTCGATCGAGATCGACGAGCGTGGCGCGCGTCTTGGCGAGAAGGTCGT is a window from the Candidatus Limnocylindria bacterium genome containing:
- a CDS encoding class I SAM-dependent methyltransferase produces the protein MPGATATGALGRALRRYASAPIGARLFVHGRAFLSDLAVVERYVPKKGFIVDLGCGHGLFACVLREASPTRRVLGIDLDPKKIDVARGAIQDTQWLRFEVGDIALDTPPRCDAVTIVDVLYLLPFEMQESVLRNAAAALGEGGPLVVKAQERRLDPRYALTYGQELVTVSLGFTQGGRERFYFPSRAEALAMFQRAGFVVDVVEMPKRIYTDVLYLARKAPTKAVSAT
- a CDS encoding bifunctional riboflavin kinase/FAD synthetase; the encoded protein is MSVLSDFDGWPRGPLSIAIGVFDGVHLGHQALIRQTAARAAQQGGRALAATFDPLPIQALAPGAPPSALSDVDERARLLHAAGADDVVVFHFTKQFAALTADEFIHRLADAGAVRQIFIGEDFQFGHERGGNVRTLASAGPRYGFEVVVAPPVKLDGEIVSSTRIRNALLAGDVDGAARLLGRSYAVTGTVVHGDKRGRALGYPTMNLAVTRERLLPRDGIYAMWATVNEQRVPAAASLGVRPTFGGGDRVLEAFLLDWKGDAYGDTIEAAFVKRLRDELRFASAAELSQQIARDVEATREALRGRS
- a CDS encoding uracil-DNA glycosylase, with amino-acid sequence MQDDLRMLADEIRACTACPLHRSARQAVPGEGTADSGIFFLGEAPGYNEDLQGRPFVGAAGQLLDELLSEIGLDRSKVFITNVVRHRPPENRDPLPEEVSACDVWLRRHLALLKPRVIVTLGRHAMGKFLPGESISRIHGRARKVDGLVIFPVYHPAAALHQPALRGALTGDFAALAQLLATQPVAKEPAAAEKKAVDQMTLFGN
- a CDS encoding polyribonucleotide nucleotidyltransferase gives rise to the protein MPVTQAQATINGKPLVFETGKFAKQAGGAVTVRYGDTIVFAAATVAKTTRPGIDFFPLTVDFEERLYAAGKIPGSFPRREGRPSEEGILTARLTDRPIRPLFPKGFKNDVQIVASAWSADQENDYDVLVVNAASAALTISDAPFEGPIGCVRVGTVGGKLTLNPTIQQMEESDLDLLVAGTRDSIMMIEAGARQVTEDFLVDALALAQEGIKELCEAQEELGRAVGKPKLQIAPSPDNTAKLAPVVAFLKERIHAKLRNPDKAQRETGLDLLKAEAVAQFVSEGSLVLAEEVAATYETILEEEFRRAVTEENMRPDGRDRTTIRPLSIEVGVLPRTHGSGLFTRGQTQVLSVTTLGPTGDEQIIDTLSPVDTKRYMHHYNFPPYSVGEVRMMRGAGRREIGHGALAERALLPVLPTKDEFPYTIRVVSETLESNGSSSMASTCGSTLSLMDAGVPIKEMIAGIAMGLVTSGKRYTILTDIQGLEDHYGDMDFKVCGSAKGITALQMDIKIKGISLEIMREAFAQAREARLFILKAMQDVLPAPRAELSFWAPRIETIKIHPDKIREVIGPGGKMIRAIQSETGTNIELEDDGTVRITGAKAEGREKAKQMIQGLTREPEVGEVFDGKVTRIMSIGAFVEYLPGKEGLVRISEISNDRVNRIEDVVKVGDKVQVKVAEVDRQGRVNLSMRAVNEDGNGFEERQRAERARFNDREGGDRGGFRPGGPGGGGGGFRRSGPPRR
- a CDS encoding glycosyltransferase yields the protein MVLPAYNEARRIAASLAACAEYFSDRGMAAEIIVADDGSTDRTGEAFADAMAALPQSGLTYRYLPLPHRGKGSAVRAGVQSATGDPIVFLDSDLTIPVEIIDRFLRVIDDGADIAIASRYVPGSVVRRPWWRRLMGSGFRACVHALVPTDVQDTQCGGKAYTAEAAKDLFHRQRLHGFAFDAEVLFLARRARYRVREIPFALVQDHETSINFAAQAPRMIRDLIRIRVNDVLGRYG
- a CDS encoding ribonuclease J, encoding MATKLRVIPLGGVGEIGKNMLAIEQGNDIVVVDAGLMFPDEEMLGIDLVIPDISYLRQNKAKVRGIVLTHAHEDHMGALPYVLRDLPDVSVYGTKLTLGLMRTKLREHKLADKVSAIEITPGTPFTVGPFQCDSYYVCHSIPDAVGLTIETRYGTIVHSGDWKFDHTPVDGKQTDFARLSEIAAHGVLLLLSDSTRAEVAGYTQSERHVGDLLDTIMSRAPGRVITTTFASNISRIKQIVDVAAAWGRRTAIIGRSMENYTRTARELGYLAFPEGSLIQPKEIDKLPDHEICIITTGSQGEPTSALSRMALGDHRHVVVKDGDTVVMSATPIPGNEELVSRTVDNLFKLGAEVIYDAGVRPHVSGHASQEELKLLLNILRPKYFIPVHGEYRMLVRHARIAIDLGVAAGNAFVITNGDSIEIDERGARLGEKVVSGVVYVDGLGVGDVSQSVMRDRWSIGSDGIFLVVLTIERQTGKVIAGPDIVTKGFVPEEDANDIVERTKQRILDGLGEAQTGEHLAEVATLRDSIHNSVTAYLYERTKRRPMVLPVIMQV
- a CDS encoding glycosyltransferase 87 family protein; this translates as MIKAAERFARAALQAWRELSLDAKVVSAVGTANWLLLFGNHTTVAATTDVPLWQLFPFGADMLFLIACGVLPIAYAMRDHRWGAAFTSRQRAIHLASIVAVFVIVPTLVSIVLRETGKPYTYIHDGALMIEWAARKLLLGQNPYVADYLDTPLYYWPMVNNPALYHLTYFPFLFLITTPFVWLFDKVGLFWDQRYLYLPAFVATLAVVPLLARRVDNRLALVALIALNPQLFPFVVEGRNDFFVLLFLFAGLVLLQRERRTLGPLAIAIAAAAKLHAVFIMPFVAVWLLATRRPRTLREARDALWGPLWPATLFLAITFLPFLINDFAAFYDDVVRYNAGGAAWTYPISGMGFSAILLALGVIEFRQADFPFAAIEIAVATPIAVWWMWKLWKRPTLATLLTGYALTLLAFLFFGRYFQGNYLGYILAVATPAIFLTAEARVPAKRRIRMRQTLERASAERDPAAAAAAGPLPVATPAAEGPASTGDLPLEPVPAPAGRSVD
- a CDS encoding ChbG/HpnK family deacetylase, which encodes MTADDLGLSAGVTRGILEAHRRGVVRSTSLLVTFEAAEESAALALAEPDLEVGLHIDLVGGRPASDPAAVPSLCDEDGRFYPLPEFTRRLFTGRVRAKELAAELRAQAARARAWGVPALAWDSHRHVHLMPPVALVVGHVARELGVRWVRRARAPRLRPQVKAASLHAASLISELALRGLGGPSWYVDLTSQHPRLDAAGVALLAAYGGLGELSAHPGYVDDDLRTRDVLVEERADDLALLTDPLLRTALASGVIWRVH
- the rpsO gene encoding 30S ribosomal protein S15: MPPATTTSKRELIETYRRDEKDTGSPEVQIAVLTQRIKHLTEHLRAARHDNSSRRGLLQMVGQRRRLLAYLHQRSPERYQEIIGRLGLRR